The Pseudomonas fulva 12-X sequence AGCAGCTCGCCGAGGAAGGGGCCACCCAGGTGTTCTTCCCCGAGCGCAGCAACGACATCATCCTCGGCGCCGTCGGTGTGCTGCAGTTCGACGTGGTCGCCAGCCGCCTGAAGGAGGAATACAAGGTCGAGTGCGGCTACGAGCCGATCACCGTGTGGTCGGCGCGCTGGATCGAGTGCGACGACAAGAAGAAGCTCGAGGAATTCTCCAACAAGGCCGTGGAAAACCTCGCGGTCGATGGCGGCGGTCACCTCACCTACCTGGCGCCGACCCGCGTCAACCTGAGCCTGATGGAAGAGCGCTGGCCAGATGTGAAATTCCGCGCCACCCGCGAGCATCACTGATCGCGCTTTTCATGCTCAATGAAAACGGCCCTGAGTGGGCCGTTTTTTATGGGTGTTTCGTAGCCCGGGCCGAGCGCAGCGACACCCGGGAACTCCGGTTCACGCCTGCGGGCCTTGTCCCGGGTTACGCCTTCGGCTAACCCAGGCTACGGATCGGCTGATTTCGCCTTCAGGTAACAAAAACGGCCCTTAGTGGGCCGTTTTTCTTGGTTGCATGTCGTAGCCTGGGTCGAGCGAAGCGACACCCGGGGCTCGCTGCTTATTTATCCTCAGGCAACGCCCAGGCCGTTACCGAATCGCCGATTTTGGTGCCGAACGAGCCATGCCCACCGGCCATTTGCACCACGTACTGCCTGCCGGTCTTTTCGGACACGTAGGTCATCGGTGTCGCTTGGCCGCCAGCCGGCAGACGGCCTTTCCACAGCTCCTTGCCGGTCTTCAGGTCATAGGCGCGCAGGTAGTAATCCAGCGTACCGCTCATAAAGGCCACCCCGCCGGCCGTGATGATCGGTCCGCCAAGCGCCGGCGTTCCGACCGGGAACGGCAGGCCCAGCGGCGCGCTGTCGCGACTGGTGCCGTTCTTGTGCATCCACACCTTCTTCATGGTGCGCAGATCGACGGCAGTCACGTAGCCCCAAGGCGGCGACTGGCACGGCAAGCCCAACACCGAGAGGAACGGCTGCAAACGCACCATATACGGTGCCCCAAGATTCGGTTGCAGGCCGGTTTCACCACCACCCATTTGCTCGTCAGGGTCGACTTCGCTGCGCTTGACCATCTGCGAGATGAACGCCAGGTAGTTGGGCGCGCCGAACAGCAATTGGCGATTCGGATCCACCGCCACCGATGGCCAGTTGAATACCCCGACGTTGCCCGGATAGATCAGCGAACCGCCCTGGGACGGCGGCGTGAAATCGCCCTCGTAGCGCAGCTTGCGGAACTGGATGCGGCACAGCATCTGGTCGATCGGCGTACCGCCCCACATGTCGCGCTCGCGCAGCGGCTCCTGCGGCGCGTAGCTCAGCGCCGATGTCGGCTGAGTGGCGGCGGTGGTGTCGCCGTAGTCGGTACCCTGAGGCACTGGCATCTCGTTGACTGGCACGATGGGTTCGCCGGTACGGCGGTCGAGCACATACAGATCGCCGCGCTTGGTCGGCTGGATAAGCGCGGGTACCTTGCCCTGCGGGCCGTCGATATCCACCAGGGTCGGTTGCGAGGGTAGGTCACGGTCCCAGAGATCGTGGTGCACGGTCTTGAATTCCCAACGCACCTTGCCGGTTGCAAGGTCCAGCGCCAGTACCGTGTCGGTGAAACGCTCAGCCAGTTCATCACGCGGGATCGACCACTGATCCGGCGTCTGGTTGCCAGTGGGGATATACACCAGGCCCAGCGCTTCGTCGGCCGTAGGGATCGTCCAGGAATTGGGCGTGCTGCGCACATAGGTTTCGCCCGGCGCTAGCGGTTCGGTGGCATCCGGCTTGCCCGGATCGAAATTCCACACCAGTTCACCGGTCTTCACGTCATAGGCGCGAATCACGCCGCCGGGTGAATCCACCGAGCCGTTATCGGTTATCGAACCGCCCTGAATCACCAGCTTGCTGGTCACCACAGGTGGCGAGGTGGGCAGGTAGACACCGAGCGCGCCCTCACCCAGACCAGCCTTGAGATCGACCGTGCCGGCATCGCCGAAGTCTTCGCACGGTTGGCCGTCATTCACATCCAGGGCGATCAGGGTGGCGTCGTTGGTCGGCAGGAACAGACGCTTCTCACACCGCGCAGCCGGCTGATCAGGCTGCTCGACCGCATTGGCAGTCGCCCCCGCAGCCGCACCATCGTGATAAGCCAGGCCACGGCAGGTCATATGCTGGTAGTACCCAGCGTCCCGGTTGATGCTCGGATCAAACCGCCAGCGCACCTCGCCGGTGTCCCCATCCAGCGCAATCGCCACGCTGTGCGGCGTGCAGATAAACAGGGTATTGCCGACCTTCAGCGGAGTGACCTGATTGGTCAGCTCATGGGGATCGCCCTCCCCCGGCAAATCTCCAGTATGAAACTCCCAGGCCTTTTCCAGCTTGCCGGCATTCTCGGGAGTAATCAGATCGGCCGTCGAATACCGATCACTGTGCCTGGAGCCACCATAGGCCGGCCACTCACTCGGCGAGCGCTGCGCAACGTCACTAGCCGCCTCACCCTGCATCTGCGCATCGCTGAACTCACCATTGATGGAGTGGTAATCCTGGGTCAGCGAATAACCGGCCATCGCAGCACCAGCCAAAAGCCCTACGCCCAAAACGCCGGTGGCGCCGTCACGCCAGACGCCATTACGCCCGACATGCCGATTGACGAAGGGCAGGAACAGCCAAAGACCGAGAATGCACCAGAGGTCGATGCGCGGCGCCAATTGCCACCAGTCGAGGCGAACTTCGTATAGGGCCCAGGCGAGGGTGCCTAGAAGGAGGAGTCCGTAGAGTGTTATGGCGGAGCGGCGACCGGTAAGCAGCAAGCCGCCCACTATCAACAGCCCCAAACCAGCTATGAGGTAATACCAGGAGCCCCCCAAGCTCTTCAGGTAGCCCCCGCCAGAAGCCATGACTGCGCCCAGCAGCAAAACCGACAAAGCGGTAAGACTGACCCAAAACGGGCGACGGTATTCAATACTCATGGCGCACTCCCCTACGATCGTCACATCTGACGTAGCGAAATTTTAAGCAACAAAGGCTAGGTCAGAGAGCAGTGGAGTAAGGGCGGCGTGGTTGGTTCAGGTTTTCGGGGAAAAGTAGGCAGGCAATGAAGCTGGCATCCCTAGCGGGTCACCATCCAGCATACGAAATCTTCAAACTGGCCCGAAAGCCAAACGTTGAGTTTGGCATGCTAGCGCGAGCTCCATGATGACTTACTAGATTTTGTATTCCTAAGAAGCGTGACTGAGCACACTGCAGTTACCAATGATCTTCTGGCATTATGCGGGACCAATACCACTATAGAGCCGAGCAATCCAAGTGAGCGAATTCCTCAGCACCTTGCGCGATCGGGTAACCTCGGGCACAGCCATCGTTGGTATCTACGGCCTGGGCTATGTAGGATTGCCACTAGCGTTACGCTTTTCTGAAGTAGGAATCAAGGTTATAGGCTTTGACGTCGATCAAACTAAGGTCGACACCCTTCTGGCTGGGAAAAGCTATATAGAAAGACTGACGCCTGACCGGATAAAAGAAGCCCTCAAACATGGATTCGACGCAACCGTCGATTTCTCCAGAACTACTGAGGCTGACGCACTTATAATTTGCGTGCCCACACCACTTAATAGTCACCGAGAGCCCGATCTAAGCTATGTCATAAAGACGGTAGAGGCGATACTTCCTCACTTCCGAAAAGGTCAATTGCTTTCTTTAGAAAGTACTACTTGGCCCGGAACGACTGACGAAGAACTGGCACCCAGGCTCTTGGCAAGCGGTTTCATTCCTGGCGAAAATTGCGCACTGGTGTTCTCACCAGAGCGTGAAGATCCAGGAAACCCGCACTATGGCACTCAAGACATCCCCAAGATAATAGGGGGAATGAGTACAAGCTGCATTGAGATCGGCCAAGCGCTCTATCAGCACGCTATTCGGACGTTAGTTCCCGTGAGCAATACCCGCACCGCTGAAATGACCAAACTGCTGGAAAATATTCATAGAGCAGTGAATATTGGGCTGGTCAATGAAATGAAGATCGTGGCTGATAAGATGAGCATCGATATACACGAAGTCATCCGTGCGGCGGCCACTAAGCCCTTTGGCTTCACACCTTATTATCCAGGCCCAGGTCTTGGTGGGCACTGCATTCCCATTGATCCCTTTTACCTTACTTGGAAGGCAAAGGAATATGGAATTAACACAAGATTTATCGAGCTTGCAGGTGAAATCAATCACTACATGCCACGATGGGTAGTACAAAAGGTAGCAGATGCCCTCAATGATCATGGCAAATCAGTTAAAGGCAGCCGTATCCTGATCTTAGGACTCGCATACAAGAAAAATATCGACGACAGTCGTGAGTCTCCGGCCGTTGAAATCATGGAACTGCTACAGGGAAAAGGAGCATTAATCGAATATTGTGATCCACATGTGCCGAACTTTCCAAAAAAGCGCGACCACCATTTTGATCTTAACTCAGTAACACTGGATGCCGAGCGCATTGTCAGCTACGACTGTATTGTTCTAGCCACCGATCATGATGCCTTTGATTATCCCCTGCTGCAGAGTCATGCCAGACTTCTAATCGACACCCGGGGTAGGCTGACGGGGGCTGCAAATGTCATCCCAGCCTGAGACACATACTCGCAAGCCAAAAATTCTGATCGTTACCCGCAATCTACCACCACTAGTGGGCGGTATGGAGCGGCTGAATTGGCATATGGCT is a genomic window containing:
- a CDS encoding nucleotide sugar dehydrogenase — encoded protein: MSEFLSTLRDRVTSGTAIVGIYGLGYVGLPLALRFSEVGIKVIGFDVDQTKVDTLLAGKSYIERLTPDRIKEALKHGFDATVDFSRTTEADALIICVPTPLNSHREPDLSYVIKTVEAILPHFRKGQLLSLESTTWPGTTDEELAPRLLASGFIPGENCALVFSPEREDPGNPHYGTQDIPKIIGGMSTSCIEIGQALYQHAIRTLVPVSNTRTAEMTKLLENIHRAVNIGLVNEMKIVADKMSIDIHEVIRAAATKPFGFTPYYPGPGLGGHCIPIDPFYLTWKAKEYGINTRFIELAGEINHYMPRWVVQKVADALNDHGKSVKGSRILILGLAYKKNIDDSRESPAVEIMELLQGKGALIEYCDPHVPNFPKKRDHHFDLNSVTLDAERIVSYDCIVLATDHDAFDYPLLQSHARLLIDTRGRLTGAANVIPA
- a CDS encoding membrane-bound PQQ-dependent dehydrogenase, glucose/quinate/shikimate family, with translation MSIEYRRPFWVSLTALSVLLLGAVMASGGGYLKSLGGSWYYLIAGLGLLIVGGLLLTGRRSAITLYGLLLLGTLAWALYEVRLDWWQLAPRIDLWCILGLWLFLPFVNRHVGRNGVWRDGATGVLGVGLLAGAAMAGYSLTQDYHSINGEFSDAQMQGEAASDVAQRSPSEWPAYGGSRHSDRYSTADLITPENAGKLEKAWEFHTGDLPGEGDPHELTNQVTPLKVGNTLFICTPHSVAIALDGDTGEVRWRFDPSINRDAGYYQHMTCRGLAYHDGAAAGATANAVEQPDQPAARCEKRLFLPTNDATLIALDVNDGQPCEDFGDAGTVDLKAGLGEGALGVYLPTSPPVVTSKLVIQGGSITDNGSVDSPGGVIRAYDVKTGELVWNFDPGKPDATEPLAPGETYVRSTPNSWTIPTADEALGLVYIPTGNQTPDQWSIPRDELAERFTDTVLALDLATGKVRWEFKTVHHDLWDRDLPSQPTLVDIDGPQGKVPALIQPTKRGDLYVLDRRTGEPIVPVNEMPVPQGTDYGDTTAATQPTSALSYAPQEPLRERDMWGGTPIDQMLCRIQFRKLRYEGDFTPPSQGGSLIYPGNVGVFNWPSVAVDPNRQLLFGAPNYLAFISQMVKRSEVDPDEQMGGGETGLQPNLGAPYMVRLQPFLSVLGLPCQSPPWGYVTAVDLRTMKKVWMHKNGTSRDSAPLGLPFPVGTPALGGPIITAGGVAFMSGTLDYYLRAYDLKTGKELWKGRLPAGGQATPMTYVSEKTGRQYVVQMAGGHGSFGTKIGDSVTAWALPEDK